A region of Pseudomonas marginalis DNA encodes the following proteins:
- a CDS encoding inactive transglutaminase family protein: MRALTLHLRILIAILVVLGISVTAYQIFVLGIPVTEDATDDLWNIDAKVEFVANPKDPVKIQMFVPPLSRDFVSLNESFISNNYGVSVNRIDGNRKVTWSARRAKGNQTLYYRLVLTKRYSGEKTKIKGPTFRDSIAVEGPEKIAAEALLAPIRQHSADVETFITEAIKRTNNLNDDNVKLLLAGDPSTPHKAKIVELLLSIAHVPVEKVHTIRLVADQPQTPELWLRSFNGNDWLYFNPETGEPGLPADRLLWWTGDENLITVDGGKKAMVTFSLNNSEMNAIRLAKLTDENTDANFLEYSLYGLPLQTQQTFMIMVMIPIGVLVILILRNLIGLQTLGTFTPVLIALAFRETQLGFGIVLFTIITALGLSLRSYLEHLKLQMLPRLSVVLTFVVVLIAAISLFSHKLGLERGLSVALFPMVILTMTIERLSITWEERGASHAMKVAIGTLFAASLAHIIMSVPELIYFVFTFPAILLILVGFMLAMGRYRGYRLTELVRFKAFLKADS; this comes from the coding sequence ATGCGCGCTCTAACCCTGCACCTGAGAATCCTGATCGCCATCCTGGTGGTGTTGGGTATTTCGGTCACCGCCTACCAGATCTTCGTGCTGGGCATTCCCGTCACCGAGGACGCCACCGATGACCTGTGGAACATCGACGCCAAGGTCGAGTTCGTCGCCAACCCCAAGGACCCGGTGAAGATCCAGATGTTCGTGCCGCCCTTGAGCCGCGACTTCGTCAGCCTTAATGAGAGCTTTATCTCGAATAACTACGGGGTGAGCGTCAACCGCATCGACGGCAACCGCAAGGTCACCTGGTCGGCACGCCGCGCCAAGGGCAACCAGACCCTGTATTACCGCCTGGTGCTGACCAAGCGCTACAGCGGCGAAAAAACCAAGATCAAGGGCCCGACCTTCCGCGACAGCATTGCCGTGGAAGGCCCGGAAAAAATCGCCGCCGAAGCCCTGCTGGCGCCGATCCGCCAGCATTCGGCCGACGTCGAGACCTTCATCACCGAAGCCATCAAGCGCACCAACAACCTCAACGACGACAACGTGAAGCTGTTGCTGGCCGGCGACCCGTCGACGCCGCACAAGGCCAAGATCGTCGAGCTGCTGCTGTCCATTGCCCACGTGCCGGTGGAAAAGGTCCACACCATCCGCCTGGTGGCCGACCAGCCGCAAACCCCGGAGCTGTGGCTGCGTAGCTTCAATGGCAACGACTGGCTGTACTTCAACCCGGAAACCGGCGAACCGGGCCTGCCCGCCGACCGCCTGCTGTGGTGGACCGGCGATGAAAACCTGATCACCGTCGATGGCGGCAAGAAAGCCATGGTCACCTTCAGCCTGAACAACAGCGAAATGAACGCGATTCGCCTGGCCAAGCTGACCGACGAGAACACCGACGCCAACTTCCTCGAATACTCGCTGTACGGCCTGCCGCTGCAAACCCAGCAGACCTTCATGATCATGGTGATGATCCCGATTGGGGTGCTGGTGATCCTGATCCTGCGCAACCTGATCGGCCTGCAGACCCTGGGCACCTTTACCCCGGTGCTGATTGCCCTGGCGTTCCGAGAGACGCAGCTGGGCTTCGGGATTGTGCTGTTCACGATTATCACGGCGCTGGGCCTGTCCCTCAGGTCGTACCTGGAACACCTGAAGCTGCAGATGCTGCCGAGGTTGTCGGTGGTGCTGACCTTCGTGGTGGTGCTGATCGCCGCCATCAGCCTGTTCAGCCACAAGCTGGGGCTGGAGCGCGGGCTGTCGGTGGCGCTGTTCCCGATGGTGATTTTGACCATGACCATCGAACGCCTGTCGATCACCTGGGAAGAACGCGGCGCCAGCCATGCCATGAAAGTCGCGATTGGTACGCTGTTCGCCGCGTCACTGGCGCACATCATCATGAGCGTGCCGGAGCTGATCTATTTCGTATTCACCTTCCCGGCGATCCTGCTGATCCTGGTGGGCTTCATGCTGGCAATGGGTCGCTATCGCGGCTACCGCCTGACCGAGCTGGTGCGATTCAAGGCCTTCCTCAAGGCTGATTCGTAA
- a CDS encoding alpha-L-glutamate ligase-like protein codes for MFGFWKTWKALEARGIMGINRRNADYVLKYNKRSLYPIVDDKIITKERAIAAGIHVPEMYGVISTEKEIDKLDEIIGGRSDFVIKPAQGAGGDGILVVADRFEGRYRTVSGKIISHEEIEHQISSILTGLYSLGGHRDRALIEYRVVPDQIFKSISYEGVPDIRIIVLMGYPVMAMLRLPTRQSGGKANLHQGAIGVGVDLATGLTLRGTWLNNIITKHPDTTNAVDGVQLPNWDGFMKLAAGCYELCGLGYIGVDMVLDQEKGPLILELNARPGLNIQIANDCGLTLRTHAVEARLEELKAAGVTETPEERVKFVQEMFGHIPPVEG; via the coding sequence ATGTTCGGCTTCTGGAAGACCTGGAAGGCCCTGGAAGCGCGGGGGATCATGGGCATCAACCGGCGCAATGCCGACTACGTGCTCAAGTACAACAAGCGCAGCCTGTATCCGATCGTGGATGACAAGATCATCACCAAGGAACGGGCCATCGCCGCCGGCATCCATGTGCCGGAAATGTACGGGGTGATCTCCACCGAGAAGGAAATCGACAAGCTCGACGAGATCATTGGCGGGCGCAGCGATTTCGTGATCAAACCGGCCCAGGGCGCCGGCGGCGACGGCATCCTGGTGGTGGCGGACCGTTTTGAGGGGCGCTATCGCACGGTGTCCGGCAAGATCATCAGCCATGAAGAGATCGAGCACCAGATTTCCAGCATCCTCACCGGCCTGTACTCCCTGGGTGGCCACCGCGACCGTGCGCTGATCGAATACCGCGTGGTGCCCGATCAGATCTTCAAGAGCATCAGCTACGAAGGCGTGCCGGATATTCGCATCATCGTGCTGATGGGCTACCCGGTGATGGCGATGCTGCGCTTGCCGACCCGCCAGTCGGGCGGCAAGGCCAACCTGCACCAGGGCGCGATTGGCGTGGGCGTCGACCTCGCCACCGGCCTGACCCTGCGGGGCACCTGGCTGAACAACATCATCACCAAACACCCCGACACCACCAACGCGGTGGATGGCGTGCAACTGCCCAACTGGGACGGGTTCATGAAGCTCGCGGCCGGCTGCTACGAGCTCTGCGGGCTGGGGTATATCGGCGTGGACATGGTGCTCGACCAGGAAAAGGGCCCGCTGATCCTGGAGCTGAATGCGCGGCCGGGGCTGAATATCCAGATCGCCAACGACTGCGGCCTGACCTTGCGCACCCATGCGGTGGAGGCTCGACTGGAAGAACTGAAAGCCGCCGGCGTGACGGAAACCCCGGAAGAGCGGGTGAAGTTCGTGCAGGAGATGTTCGGGCATATTCCGCCCGTGGAAGGCTGA
- the pabB gene encoding aminodeoxychorismate synthase component I, whose product MLTCSVHPLPYRANPAEYFAAIRHAPGAVLLDSGRPAAERGRYDLLSAWPEATLTVAPDESGAAFLHRLRENLTRLGEAAIPAGLQLPFAGGLIGYLSYDFGRHLEHMPHLAVDDLHLPDARFGLYAWALISDHQAQASQLVFHPSLADSERQRLIALFSQGAVDTSATFKLQGPMAPDLSAEAYRQAIVRIQDYIQAGDCYQVNFAQRFRAPCLGDPWAAYCALREACPTPFSGFQSLPDDGAVLSLSPERFVRISERHVETRPIKGTRPRGLTPEEDAANAAELLASPKDRAENLMIVDLLRNDLGRTCRTGSVNVPELFSLESYPNVHHLVSSVTGTLADDKDALDLIVGSFPGGSITGAPKIRAMQIIDELEPTRRGLYCGSLVYLDVRGEMDSSIAIRSLLVKDGQVCCWGGGGIVADSQWEAEYQESLTKVRVLLQTLENL is encoded by the coding sequence ATGTTGACCTGCTCCGTACACCCATTGCCCTACCGGGCCAACCCCGCCGAGTATTTTGCGGCGATTCGCCACGCTCCCGGCGCGGTCCTGCTCGACAGCGGCCGCCCGGCGGCCGAGCGTGGGCGTTACGATTTGCTCAGCGCCTGGCCCGAAGCAACCTTGACGGTAGCGCCTGACGAAAGCGGCGCTGCTTTCCTGCATCGCTTACGGGAAAACCTGACGCGATTGGGTGAAGCCGCAATTCCAGCCGGTTTGCAGTTGCCGTTCGCCGGCGGCTTGATCGGCTACCTGAGCTACGACTTCGGCCGGCACCTGGAACACATGCCGCACCTGGCGGTGGATGACCTGCACCTGCCGGACGCGCGCTTCGGGCTGTATGCCTGGGCGCTGATCAGTGACCACCAGGCGCAGGCCAGCCAGCTGGTGTTTCATCCCTCGCTGGCAGACAGCGAACGGCAACGGCTGATCGCGTTGTTCAGCCAGGGGGCTGTCGACACCTCTGCGACGTTCAAACTCCAGGGCCCGATGGCCCCCGACCTCAGCGCCGAGGCCTACCGCCAAGCCATCGTGCGGATCCAGGATTACATCCAGGCGGGCGACTGCTACCAGGTCAACTTCGCCCAGCGTTTCCGCGCGCCGTGCCTGGGCGATCCCTGGGCCGCCTACTGCGCGTTGCGCGAAGCCTGCCCGACGCCATTTTCCGGGTTCCAGAGCCTGCCGGACGACGGCGCGGTGCTGAGCCTGTCACCGGAGCGTTTCGTGCGCATCAGCGAGCGCCACGTCGAGACCCGCCCGATCAAAGGCACCCGCCCCCGCGGCCTTACGCCGGAAGAAGACGCGGCGAATGCCGCCGAACTGCTGGCCAGCCCCAAGGACCGCGCCGAGAACCTGATGATCGTCGACCTGCTGCGCAACGACCTCGGCCGCACCTGCCGCACTGGCTCGGTAAACGTGCCGGAACTGTTCAGCCTGGAAAGCTACCCCAACGTGCATCACCTGGTCAGTAGCGTGACCGGCACATTGGCCGACGACAAAGACGCCCTCGACCTGATCGTCGGCAGCTTCCCCGGCGGTTCGATCACCGGCGCGCCGAAGATCCGCGCGATGCAGATCATCGACGAACTGGAGCCCACACGCCGTGGGTTGTACTGCGGTTCGCTGGTGTACCTGGATGTGCGCGGCGAGATGGACAGCTCCATCGCCATCCGCAGTTTGCTGGTCAAGGATGGCCAGGTGTGTTGCTGGGGCGGCGGTGGGATCGTGGCGGATTCGCAGTGGGAAGCGGAGTATCAGGAGTCACTGACGAAGGTACGGGTGTTGTTACAAACGCTGGAAAACCTGTAG
- a CDS encoding type II toxin-antitoxin system HigB family toxin, which yields MRIIALSTLRIFWENQPAYIDAKAPLIELYRHMEKAIYPTPQALKAALRTASILKGGRVVFNVGGNKYRVIMAIDYQRQLGFIRFVGTHAQYDQINAETV from the coding sequence ATGCGGATAATCGCTCTATCGACCTTACGAATATTCTGGGAAAACCAACCCGCCTATATCGATGCAAAAGCGCCGCTTATTGAATTGTATCGGCATATGGAAAAGGCCATTTACCCGACGCCACAAGCACTCAAGGCAGCGCTCAGGACCGCGAGCATTCTCAAAGGTGGCAGGGTTGTATTCAACGTGGGCGGCAACAAATATCGAGTGATCATGGCGATCGATTACCAGCGACAGCTTGGGTTCATACGGTTCGTAGGGACTCATGCGCAGTACGACCAGATCAACGCGGAGACCGTGTAA
- a CDS encoding helix-turn-helix domain-containing protein: MNIKPIHSEEDLTAALARVQQLWGADIGSTEGDELEILAVLIEKYEAEHYPIPPSDPVEAIKFRMEQLGMTARDLEPFIGTSGRVSEVLNHKRKLSLSMIKRLHEGLSIPYERLLAGS; this comes from the coding sequence ATGAACATCAAACCCATACACTCCGAGGAAGACCTCACTGCTGCACTCGCGCGGGTACAGCAGCTCTGGGGAGCGGACATCGGCTCGACTGAAGGCGATGAGCTGGAAATTCTTGCAGTACTCATTGAGAAGTACGAAGCCGAACATTACCCAATACCACCTTCTGATCCGGTGGAAGCCATTAAATTTCGCATGGAGCAACTGGGCATGACTGCCCGCGACCTGGAGCCATTTATCGGCACCAGCGGACGTGTATCCGAAGTGCTGAACCACAAGCGCAAGCTGAGCCTGTCGATGATCAAGCGGCTGCATGAAGGCTTGAGTATTCCTTATGAGCGGTTGCTTGCAGGGAGCTGA
- the thrH gene encoding bifunctional phosphoserine phosphatase/homoserine phosphotransferase ThrH: MEIACLDLEGVLVPEIWIAFAEKTGIESLRATTRDIPDYDVLMKQRLRILDEHGLKLADIQEVIATLKPLDGAIEFVNWLRERFQVVILSDTFYEFSQPLMRQLGFPTLLCHRLITDENDRVVSYQLRQKDPKRQSVLAFKTLYYRVIAAGDSYNDTTMLGEADRGILFHAPDNVIREFPQFPAVHTFEDLKKEFIRASNRPLSL, from the coding sequence GTGGAAATTGCCTGTCTCGACCTGGAAGGGGTGCTGGTGCCGGAAATCTGGATCGCCTTCGCCGAAAAAACCGGTATTGAATCCCTGCGGGCCACCACCCGTGACATTCCCGACTACGACGTGCTGATGAAGCAGCGCCTGCGCATCCTCGACGAACACGGGCTCAAGCTCGCCGACATCCAGGAAGTGATCGCCACCCTCAAGCCGCTGGACGGTGCCATCGAGTTCGTCAACTGGCTGCGCGAGCGCTTCCAGGTGGTGATCCTGTCCGACACCTTCTACGAATTCTCCCAGCCGCTGATGCGCCAGCTGGGTTTCCCGACCTTGTTGTGCCACCGTCTCATCACCGACGAAAACGACCGCGTGGTCAGCTACCAACTGCGCCAGAAAGACCCCAAGCGCCAGTCGGTATTGGCGTTCAAGACCCTCTACTACCGCGTGATCGCTGCGGGCGACTCCTACAACGACACCACCATGTTGGGCGAGGCCGACCGCGGGATTCTGTTCCATGCGCCGGACAATGTGATCCGCGAATTCCCGCAATTCCCGGCGGTGCATACGTTTGAAGATTTGAAGAAAGAGTTCATCAGGGCGTCGAATCGGCCGTTGAGCCTGTAA
- a CDS encoding phosphoadenylyl-sulfate reductase: MNQAFDVVELATTYANKSAQDILKLAFSQFGDDLWISFSGAEDVVLVDMAWKLNKNVKVFSLDTGRLHPETYRFIEQVRDFYKIDIELISPDQSKLEPFVKEKGLFSFYKDGHGECCGVRKIEPLRRKLSGVSAWATGQRRDQSPGTRSQVAALEIDTAFSTPERTLYKFNPLAQMTSEEIWGYIRMLELPYNSLHERGFISIGCEPCTRPVLPNQHEREGRWWWEEATQKECGLHAGNIISKA; encoded by the coding sequence ATGAACCAAGCCTTCGACGTCGTTGAACTCGCCACGACTTATGCCAACAAGTCTGCCCAGGACATTCTCAAGCTGGCGTTCAGCCAGTTCGGTGATGACCTGTGGATTTCCTTCAGCGGCGCCGAGGATGTGGTGCTGGTGGACATGGCCTGGAAGCTGAACAAGAACGTCAAGGTGTTCAGCCTCGACACCGGTCGCCTGCACCCGGAGACCTACCGGTTTATCGAGCAGGTGCGCGACTTCTACAAGATCGACATCGAACTGATCTCTCCGGACCAGAGCAAGCTGGAACCCTTCGTCAAGGAGAAAGGCCTGTTCAGCTTCTACAAGGACGGCCATGGCGAATGCTGCGGCGTGCGCAAGATCGAGCCGCTGCGCCGCAAGCTTTCCGGCGTCAGCGCCTGGGCCACCGGCCAACGCCGCGACCAGAGCCCCGGCACCCGCAGCCAGGTGGCGGCGCTGGAAATCGACACCGCCTTCTCCACCCCGGAACGTACCCTGTACAAGTTCAACCCGCTGGCGCAGATGACCAGCGAGGAGATCTGGGGTTACATCCGCATGCTGGAGCTGCCGTACAACAGCCTGCATGAGCGCGGCTTTATCAGCATCGGCTGTGAGCCGTGCACCCGTCCTGTGCTGCCGAACCAGCACGAGCGCGAAGGACGCTGGTGGTGGGAAGAAGCCACGCAGAAGGAATGCGGGCTGCATGCCGGGAATATCATCAGCAAGGCTTGA
- a CDS encoding NCS1 family nucleobase:cation symporter-1: MRTSLSNNIALDLPSSTLNPDAASPGPLVLSPRLHNKDLAPTKVEGRRWGRYSIFALWTNDVHNIANYSFAIGLYALGLGGWQILLSLGIGAALVYFFMNLSGYMGQKTGVPFPVISRISFGIHGAQIPALIRAVIAIAWFGIQTYLASVVFRVLLTAIHPGFADYDHNSILGLSTLGWACFVAIWFVQLVILAYGMEMVRRYEGFAGPVILMTVAALAGWMYFQAGGNIAWSIREPLSGGEMWRNIFAGGALWLAIYGTLILNFCDFARSSPCRKTILVGNFWGLPVNILVFAAITVLLCGGQFQLNGRVIESPTEIIAAIPNTFFLVLGCLAFLIVTVAVNIMANFVAPAFVLSNLAPKYLNFRRAGLISATVAVLILPWNLYNSPLVIVYFLSGLGALLGPLYGVIMVDYWLIRKSQVDVPQLYSENPNGVYYYSRGVNMRAVAAFIPAAVIAILLALLPGFASVSPFSWLFGAGIAGLLYLLIAKRQPFYADVSGESIAVDNVSH, from the coding sequence ATGCGTACAAGCCTCTCGAATAACATCGCACTGGATCTGCCCTCCTCCACCCTGAACCCGGACGCCGCAAGCCCCGGCCCCCTGGTGCTCAGCCCGCGCCTGCACAACAAGGACCTGGCGCCCACCAAGGTCGAAGGCCGACGCTGGGGGCGCTACAGCATCTTCGCGCTCTGGACCAATGACGTGCACAACATCGCCAACTATTCGTTCGCCATCGGCCTGTATGCGCTGGGCCTGGGCGGCTGGCAGATCCTGTTGTCCCTGGGCATCGGCGCGGCGCTGGTGTACTTCTTCATGAACTTGTCGGGGTATATGGGCCAGAAGACCGGCGTGCCGTTTCCGGTGATCAGCCGCATCAGTTTCGGCATTCACGGTGCGCAGATCCCGGCGTTGATCCGTGCGGTGATTGCGATTGCGTGGTTTGGTATCCAGACCTACCTGGCGTCGGTGGTTTTCCGCGTGCTGCTGACGGCGATTCACCCGGGCTTTGCCGACTATGACCACAACTCGATCCTGGGGTTATCCACCCTGGGTTGGGCGTGTTTTGTGGCGATCTGGTTCGTGCAACTGGTGATCCTGGCCTATGGCATGGAGATGGTGCGCCGTTATGAAGGCTTCGCCGGGCCGGTGATTCTGATGACGGTGGCGGCGCTTGCCGGTTGGATGTACTTCCAGGCTGGCGGCAACATCGCCTGGTCGATCCGCGAACCGCTGAGCGGCGGCGAGATGTGGCGCAATATCTTTGCCGGTGGCGCGTTGTGGCTGGCGATCTACGGCACGCTGATCCTCAACTTCTGCGACTTCGCACGCTCTTCGCCGTGCCGCAAGACCATCCTGGTCGGCAACTTCTGGGGCTTGCCGGTGAATATCCTGGTGTTTGCCGCAATCACCGTGCTGCTCTGTGGCGGACAGTTCCAGCTCAATGGCCGGGTGATCGAAAGCCCGACTGAAATCATTGCAGCCATCCCCAATACCTTCTTTCTCGTGCTGGGCTGCCTGGCGTTCCTGATCGTGACCGTGGCGGTGAACATCATGGCCAACTTCGTCGCGCCGGCCTTTGTGCTGAGCAACCTGGCACCCAAATACCTGAACTTCCGCCGTGCCGGCTTGATCAGCGCCACCGTGGCCGTGCTGATCCTGCCGTGGAACCTCTACAACAGCCCACTGGTGATCGTGTATTTCCTCTCCGGCCTGGGCGCGCTGCTGGGGCCGCTGTACGGGGTGATCATGGTCGATTACTGGCTGATTCGTAAAAGCCAGGTGGACGTACCGCAGCTGTATAGCGAAAACCCGAATGGCGTTTATTACTACAGCCGTGGGGTGAATATGCGTGCAGTGGCGGCGTTTATTCCTGCAGCCGTGATCGCCATCCTGCTGGCGCTGTTGCCGGGATTTGCCAGCGTCTCGCCGTTTTCCTGGTTGTTTGGCGCCGGTATTGCAGGGTTGCTGTACCTGCTGATCGCCAAGCGCCAGCCGTTCTACGCCGATGTCAGCGGCGAAAGCATTGCCGTCGATAACGTCAGTCACTGA
- a CDS encoding aspartate/glutamate racemase family protein, whose translation MRILVVNVNTTESITETIAQQARSVASPGTEIVGLTPYFGAESVEGNFESYLAAIAVMDRVMAYDQPFDAVIQAGYGEHGREGLQELLNVPVVDITEAAASTAMFLGHAYSVVTTLDRTVPLIEDRLKLAGLYQRCASVRASGMAVLELEEDPLAAMEAIVRQAELAIREDKAEVICLGCGGMAGLDEQIRQRTGVPVVDGVTAAVTIAESLVRLGLSASKIRTYATPRPKQVIGWPTRFGR comes from the coding sequence ATGCGTATCCTCGTGGTCAACGTCAACACCACCGAATCCATCACTGAAACCATCGCTCAACAGGCGCGGTCCGTGGCCTCGCCGGGCACCGAGATTGTCGGGCTCACGCCCTACTTCGGCGCGGAATCGGTGGAGGGCAACTTTGAAAGCTACCTGGCCGCCATCGCCGTGATGGACCGGGTGATGGCCTACGACCAACCGTTCGATGCGGTGATCCAGGCCGGCTACGGCGAGCACGGCCGGGAAGGCTTGCAGGAGTTGCTGAATGTGCCGGTGGTGGACATCACCGAAGCGGCGGCCAGCACCGCAATGTTCCTGGGCCACGCCTACTCCGTGGTCACCACCCTGGACCGCACCGTGCCGCTGATCGAAGACCGCCTGAAACTCGCCGGCCTGTACCAGCGCTGCGCCTCGGTGCGCGCCAGCGGCATGGCGGTGCTGGAACTGGAGGAAGACCCGCTGGCCGCCATGGAAGCCATCGTGCGCCAGGCGGAACTGGCCATCCGCGAGGACAAGGCCGAAGTGATCTGCCTGGGTTGCGGCGGCATGGCCGGGCTGGATGAGCAGATTCGCCAGCGCACCGGGGTGCCGGTGGTGGATGGGGTGACGGCGGCGGTGACCATCGCCGAATCCCTGGTGCGGCTGGGGTTGTCGGCGTCGAAGATCCGCACTTACGCGACGCCTCGACCGAAGCAGGTGATTGGCTGGCCAACTCGGTTCGGCCGCTGA
- a CDS encoding LysR family transcriptional regulator: MESFGSIECFVRSAEGGSFAEAARHLSLTPAAVGKSVAKLEVRLGVRLFQRSTRRLALTEAGKLFLAEVSGSLTTIQNAVANLASAEGRPVGTLKVSMGTVFGNRYVVPLLGAFMARFPDISPDWHFDNRQVDLIGQGFDAAIGGGFELPQGVVARKLTPAHRVLVASPAYLAQRPPVREPEDLSRCNGILIRSPQTGRIRSWQLTSVEREHRPLVLKPGMTMSDSEAACCASAQGLGIALVSMPMAVPFLDSGEVVRVLPDWYVDDGNISIYYAEHKLLPGKTRAFVDFIIEQFAEKKLGQRFSAI; encoded by the coding sequence ATGGAAAGCTTTGGCAGTATCGAATGCTTTGTGCGCAGCGCCGAAGGCGGCAGCTTTGCCGAGGCGGCCCGGCACCTGAGCCTGACCCCGGCGGCGGTCGGCAAAAGCGTCGCCAAGCTGGAGGTGCGCCTCGGCGTGCGGCTGTTCCAGCGCAGCACCCGGCGTCTGGCCCTGACCGAAGCCGGCAAGTTGTTCCTGGCCGAAGTCAGCGGCAGCCTCACCACCATCCAGAATGCCGTGGCTAACCTGGCCAGCGCCGAAGGCCGGCCGGTGGGCACGCTCAAGGTCAGCATGGGCACCGTGTTTGGCAATCGCTACGTGGTGCCGTTGCTGGGGGCGTTCATGGCGCGCTTTCCGGATATCAGCCCGGACTGGCATTTCGATAACCGCCAGGTGGACCTGATCGGCCAGGGCTTCGATGCCGCCATCGGCGGCGGTTTTGAGCTGCCCCAAGGCGTGGTGGCGCGCAAGTTGACGCCGGCGCATCGGGTGCTGGTGGCTTCACCGGCTTACCTGGCGCAACGCCCACCGGTGCGCGAGCCCGAAGACTTGTCGCGGTGCAACGGTATCCTGATCCGCTCACCGCAAACCGGGCGTATCCGTTCCTGGCAGTTGACCAGTGTCGAACGTGAACACCGCCCGCTGGTGCTCAAGCCCGGCATGACCATGAGCGACTCCGAAGCAGCCTGCTGCGCCAGTGCCCAAGGCCTGGGGATTGCGCTGGTGAGCATGCCCATGGCCGTGCCGTTCCTCGACAGCGGCGAGGTGGTAAGGGTGTTGCCCGACTGGTACGTCGACGACGGCAATATTTCCATCTACTACGCCGAGCACAAACTGCTGCCCGGCAAGACCCGGGCGTTTGTGGATTTCATCATCGAGCAGTTTGCCGAGAAGAAGCTGGGCCAGAGGTTCAGCGCAATCTGA
- a CDS encoding 3-oxoacyl-ACP reductase family protein — protein sequence MTTHNLSGKVALIQGGSRGIGAAIVKRLAAQGAAVAFTYVSSAAKAEALQHSVISEGGKALAIHADSADATAIRNAVNATVEAFGRLDILVNNAGVLAIAPLEDFKLEDFDQTLAINVRSVFIATQEAARHMGEGGRVINIGSTNAERMPFGGGGPYAMSKAALVGLTKGLARDLGPRGITINNVQPGPVDTDMNPANSDFAESLIGLMAVGRYGHVEEIASFVAYLAGPEAGYITGASLTIDGGFSA from the coding sequence ATGACCACACACAACCTCAGCGGCAAAGTCGCCTTGATCCAAGGCGGTTCCCGCGGCATCGGCGCCGCCATCGTCAAGCGCCTGGCAGCACAGGGTGCAGCCGTTGCCTTTACCTACGTCAGCTCGGCCGCCAAGGCTGAAGCCCTGCAGCACAGCGTGATCAGCGAAGGCGGCAAAGCCCTGGCGATCCACGCCGACAGCGCCGATGCCACTGCGATCCGCAACGCGGTCAACGCCACCGTGGAAGCCTTCGGCCGCCTGGACATCCTGGTGAATAACGCCGGCGTGCTGGCCATTGCACCGCTGGAAGACTTCAAGCTGGAAGACTTCGACCAGACCCTGGCGATCAACGTGCGCAGCGTGTTTATCGCCACCCAGGAAGCCGCCAGGCATATGGGTGAAGGTGGCCGGGTGATCAACATCGGCAGCACCAATGCCGAGCGCATGCCGTTTGGCGGTGGTGGCCCGTACGCAATGAGCAAGGCGGCGCTGGTCGGTTTGACCAAGGGTTTGGCGCGGGACCTGGGGCCGCGCGGCATCACCATCAACAACGTGCAACCTGGGCCGGTGGACACCGATATGAACCCGGCAAACAGTGATTTTGCCGAGAGCCTGATCGGGTTGATGGCGGTGGGCCGTTACGGGCACGTGGAAGAGATTGCCAGTTTCGTGGCATATCTGGCCGGGCCGGAAGCGGGGTATATCACCGGTGCCAGCCTGACTATCGATGGTGGCTTCAGCGCATAA